One segment of Candidatus Ozemobacteraceae bacterium DNA contains the following:
- a CDS encoding fucose isomerase: MKFGIITLASSIHDKKRIREHVSTLLTNLGNRISIEEIVPERIDTVDIPLVCILTGGTEHEFCALYPKLAADGRPITLLTLPHSNSLPAGLEMLAWLNAQGSKGARLLHGDPAMLAQKIGRRGMCLALAVKLRSSVIGVIGKPSDWLIASGVSYDALQKRFGLRIREIPIEEVYDAYAAVPADEVAKALREFQEPRSIAEPTENDREAAARLYVAMRRVVASHGLTAVTLRCFDLLQKLGTTGCLALSRLNDEGVTAGCEGDVPALLTMHVHRILSGEASFMANPSVFLGDDVVFAHCTVASSIVDNIKWRSHFESGIGVGISGTYRPGTMTVMRLGGPDLGKVFIAEGEVVPHEFREDLCRTQVRIRLPGVADTLGRVPLGNHHILARGAWKDIWSDALEPFGIDIGS; the protein is encoded by the coding sequence ATGAAGTTCGGCATCATCACTCTGGCCTCATCGATTCACGACAAAAAGCGCATCCGCGAACACGTTTCGACGCTACTGACGAACCTCGGAAACCGCATTTCCATCGAGGAGATCGTTCCCGAGCGGATCGACACCGTCGACATTCCCCTCGTCTGCATCCTGACTGGCGGCACGGAACACGAGTTTTGCGCGCTGTATCCGAAACTCGCGGCGGACGGCCGGCCGATCACGCTTCTGACACTTCCGCATTCGAACTCCCTGCCGGCCGGCCTCGAGATGCTCGCCTGGCTCAACGCCCAGGGGTCGAAGGGGGCGAGGCTCCTGCACGGCGACCCGGCGATGCTGGCGCAGAAGATAGGACGGCGCGGCATGTGCCTCGCGCTTGCCGTAAAGCTCCGCAGTTCGGTCATCGGCGTCATCGGAAAACCCTCCGACTGGCTTATCGCGAGTGGCGTCTCGTATGACGCCCTGCAGAAACGGTTCGGTCTCAGGATCCGGGAGATTCCCATCGAGGAGGTCTACGACGCATACGCGGCGGTGCCGGCCGACGAGGTCGCGAAGGCGCTCCGCGAGTTCCAGGAGCCGCGCAGTATCGCCGAACCCACGGAGAATGACCGGGAAGCCGCGGCGCGGCTGTACGTCGCGATGCGGCGGGTGGTTGCATCCCATGGCCTGACCGCCGTGACGCTGCGGTGCTTCGATCTGCTGCAGAAACTCGGAACGACGGGCTGTCTCGCGCTCTCGAGGCTGAACGACGAAGGCGTGACGGCCGGCTGCGAGGGCGACGTGCCGGCGCTCCTCACCATGCATGTTCACCGGATTCTGAGCGGCGAGGCCTCGTTCATGGCCAATCCGTCGGTTTTCCTCGGGGACGACGTAGTGTTCGCGCACTGCACAGTTGCATCATCGATAGTTGATAATATCAAATGGCGGTCGCACTTCGAGTCGGGAATCGGTGTGGGCATTTCGGGGACCTACCGGCCCGGCACTATGACCGTGATGCGGCTCGGCGGCCCCGACCTGGGAAAAGTGTTCATCGCCGAGGGGGAAGTCGTCCCGCACGAGTTCCGGGAGGACCTGTGCCGGACCCAGGTTCGGATCCGGCTTCCCGGCGTCGCCGACACCCTTGGCCGCGTGCCGCTCGGCAACCACCACATCCTCGCCCGCGGCGCCTGGAAAGATATCTGGAGCGACGCCCTCGAACCCTTCGGCATCGATATCGGAAGTTGA